One segment of Belonocnema kinseyi isolate 2016_QV_RU_SX_M_011 chromosome 7, B_treatae_v1, whole genome shotgun sequence DNA contains the following:
- the LOC117176104 gene encoding glucose-6-phosphate 1-dehydrogenase isoform X2, with amino-acid sequence MLRSSTEDSLVYIRRSLKSEEMDHLEGTHFDFSFPHVFITLGASGDLAKKKIYPTLWWLFRDNLLPKTTIFFGYARSKLTVAELREKYQKYMKLKPGEEERYEEFWKLNHYVAGSYDTRKDFELLNQELERHENGKNAHRLFYLALPPSIFEPVTVHIKNNCMGKKGWTRIIIEKPFGRDAVTSQQLSDHLASLFKEEQIYRIDHYLGKEMVQNLMTLRFGNKIFSPTWNRDNIASVQITFKEPFGTQGRGGYFDEFGIIRDVMQNHLLQILSLFAMEKPASCHPDDIRNEKVKVLKCITPVDVDDVVLGQYVGNPEAVDPDERLGYLQDTTVPENSNTPTYALAVLRINNERWDGVPFILRCGKALNERKAEVRVQYQDVPGDIFDGKAKRNELVIRVQPGEALYIKMMTKSPGITFDMEETELDLTYGNRYKDLKLPDAYERLILDVFCGSQMHFVRSDELSEAWRIFTPLLHRIENEKIRPISYKHGSRGPKEADEMAKHNNFMYYGSYKWVRPQHH; translated from the exons ATGTTGa GAAGCTCAACGGAAGACAGCCTGGTGTACATCAGGCGGTCTTTAAAGTCGGAGGAAATGGACCATTTGGAAGGAAcacattttgatttttcatttcctCATGTATTTATCACACTTGGAGCTTCT ggTGATTTGGCTAAGAAGAAAATCTATCCAACACTCTGGTGGTTATTCAGAGACAATTTGCTTCCAAAAACAACAATATTCTTCGGCTATGCTAGAAGTAAGCTGACAGTCGCAGAATTGCGAGAAAAATATCAAAAGTATATGAAATTAAAGCCTGGCGAGGAGGAAAGATACGAAGAATTTTGGAAACTTAATCATTACGTGGCTGGTTCCTACGATACCCGAAAAGATTTCGAATTACTTAATCAAGAACTCGAGAGGCATGAGAATGGAAAAAATGCACACAGATTATTCTACTTGGCTTTGCCTCCTTCTATCTTCGAACCTGTCACAGTTCACATCAAGAACAATTGCATGGGAAAAAA AGGATGGACTAGAATAATTATAGAAAAGCCTTTTGGAAGGGATGCAGTCACATCTCAACAACTTTCCGATCACCTTGCCTCTCTTTTTAAAGAAGAGCAAATATATCGCATCGATCATTATCTTGGAAAGGAGATGGTGCAAAATTTAATGACACtgagatttggaaataaaatcttTAGTCCAACATGGAATAGAGATAATATTGCTTCGGTGCAGATTACGTTTAAAGAACCATTCGGAACTCAAGGAAGAGGTGGATATTTCGATGAATTTGGAATTATTAGGGACGTGATGCAGAATCATCTTTTGCAAATATTGTCTTTGTTTGCAATGGAGAAACCAGCTTCATGTCATCCCGACGATATTag gaatgaaAAAGTTAAGGTTTTGAAATGCATAACTCCAGTCGATGTTGATGACGTTGTGCTTGGTCAATATGTGGGTAATCCTGAAGCTGTGGATCCAGACGAAAGGTTGGGATATTTGCAGGACACCACTGTTCCTGAAAATTCTAATACTCCAACTTATGCTCTCGCAGTGCTGAGGATTAACAACGAAAGATGGGATGGGGTTCCCTTTATTTTACGGTGTGGAAAAG CACTGAACGAGCGGAAAGCGGAAGTCAGGGTCCAGTACCAAGACGTGCCAGGCGACATCTTCGACGGAAAAGCAAAGCGAAACGAGCTTGTTATCCGTGTTCAACCAGGCGAGGCTCTCTACATAAAAATGATGACAAAATCACCAGGCATCACCTTCGACATGGAAGAAACAGAGCTGGACTTGACTTACGGCAATAGATACAAG GATCTCAAGCTTCCCGATGCTTATGAAAGACTGATTTTGGATGTCTTCTGTGGATCCCAAATGCACTTCGTTCGAAGTGACGAGCTTTCCGAAGCTTGGAGAATCTTCACTCCACTTCTGCATAGAATCGAGAACGAGAAAATCCGTCCCATATCATACAA ACACGGCTCCCGTGGACCGAAAGAGGCTGATGAAATGGCGAAGCACAATAATTTTATGTACTACGGTTCGTACAAATGGGTACGTCCTCAACACCACTGa
- the LOC117176104 gene encoding glucose-6-phosphate 1-dehydrogenase isoform X1 yields MASPNGRRSSTEDSLVYIRRSLKSEEMDHLEGTHFDFSFPHVFITLGASGDLAKKKIYPTLWWLFRDNLLPKTTIFFGYARSKLTVAELREKYQKYMKLKPGEEERYEEFWKLNHYVAGSYDTRKDFELLNQELERHENGKNAHRLFYLALPPSIFEPVTVHIKNNCMGKKGWTRIIIEKPFGRDAVTSQQLSDHLASLFKEEQIYRIDHYLGKEMVQNLMTLRFGNKIFSPTWNRDNIASVQITFKEPFGTQGRGGYFDEFGIIRDVMQNHLLQILSLFAMEKPASCHPDDIRNEKVKVLKCITPVDVDDVVLGQYVGNPEAVDPDERLGYLQDTTVPENSNTPTYALAVLRINNERWDGVPFILRCGKALNERKAEVRVQYQDVPGDIFDGKAKRNELVIRVQPGEALYIKMMTKSPGITFDMEETELDLTYGNRYKDLKLPDAYERLILDVFCGSQMHFVRSDELSEAWRIFTPLLHRIENEKIRPISYKHGSRGPKEADEMAKHNNFMYYGSYKWVRPQHH; encoded by the exons GAAGCTCAACGGAAGACAGCCTGGTGTACATCAGGCGGTCTTTAAAGTCGGAGGAAATGGACCATTTGGAAGGAAcacattttgatttttcatttcctCATGTATTTATCACACTTGGAGCTTCT ggTGATTTGGCTAAGAAGAAAATCTATCCAACACTCTGGTGGTTATTCAGAGACAATTTGCTTCCAAAAACAACAATATTCTTCGGCTATGCTAGAAGTAAGCTGACAGTCGCAGAATTGCGAGAAAAATATCAAAAGTATATGAAATTAAAGCCTGGCGAGGAGGAAAGATACGAAGAATTTTGGAAACTTAATCATTACGTGGCTGGTTCCTACGATACCCGAAAAGATTTCGAATTACTTAATCAAGAACTCGAGAGGCATGAGAATGGAAAAAATGCACACAGATTATTCTACTTGGCTTTGCCTCCTTCTATCTTCGAACCTGTCACAGTTCACATCAAGAACAATTGCATGGGAAAAAA AGGATGGACTAGAATAATTATAGAAAAGCCTTTTGGAAGGGATGCAGTCACATCTCAACAACTTTCCGATCACCTTGCCTCTCTTTTTAAAGAAGAGCAAATATATCGCATCGATCATTATCTTGGAAAGGAGATGGTGCAAAATTTAATGACACtgagatttggaaataaaatcttTAGTCCAACATGGAATAGAGATAATATTGCTTCGGTGCAGATTACGTTTAAAGAACCATTCGGAACTCAAGGAAGAGGTGGATATTTCGATGAATTTGGAATTATTAGGGACGTGATGCAGAATCATCTTTTGCAAATATTGTCTTTGTTTGCAATGGAGAAACCAGCTTCATGTCATCCCGACGATATTag gaatgaaAAAGTTAAGGTTTTGAAATGCATAACTCCAGTCGATGTTGATGACGTTGTGCTTGGTCAATATGTGGGTAATCCTGAAGCTGTGGATCCAGACGAAAGGTTGGGATATTTGCAGGACACCACTGTTCCTGAAAATTCTAATACTCCAACTTATGCTCTCGCAGTGCTGAGGATTAACAACGAAAGATGGGATGGGGTTCCCTTTATTTTACGGTGTGGAAAAG CACTGAACGAGCGGAAAGCGGAAGTCAGGGTCCAGTACCAAGACGTGCCAGGCGACATCTTCGACGGAAAAGCAAAGCGAAACGAGCTTGTTATCCGTGTTCAACCAGGCGAGGCTCTCTACATAAAAATGATGACAAAATCACCAGGCATCACCTTCGACATGGAAGAAACAGAGCTGGACTTGACTTACGGCAATAGATACAAG GATCTCAAGCTTCCCGATGCTTATGAAAGACTGATTTTGGATGTCTTCTGTGGATCCCAAATGCACTTCGTTCGAAGTGACGAGCTTTCCGAAGCTTGGAGAATCTTCACTCCACTTCTGCATAGAATCGAGAACGAGAAAATCCGTCCCATATCATACAA ACACGGCTCCCGTGGACCGAAAGAGGCTGATGAAATGGCGAAGCACAATAATTTTATGTACTACGGTTCGTACAAATGGGTACGTCCTCAACACCACTGa